TCATATTTCAGTGTGGCTAATAGCGTATTCCCTGACCCTCAAAATAGCCAGTACGTCATTCTTTTATAATCCAGTGATGTGGATTACTGGGATATTGGCTTTTTACATCAATATTTGTGTATTTATTCCCAGCTACCTACACAATAATAGCAGGTGGTTCAAGTATACCTGCTTAACTTTACTGGTGATTACCATTCTTAGCAGCATCGAATTTGGATTGGATTACCTGCTAAAACTAGAGCCTGTATTTATCAGAGGCAGATCACCGAATACATTTGTTGAAACCATTATCATATTCGGCGCTATTGCTTTCGTAAAAACAATTATTGTGATGCCACTATCTTATCTTTTTCAATTCATAAAAGATCTGATCGTTTATAAGAAGGTGAGTGTATTCGCCGAAATATCTTTGCATATCCTCATCATCGCGATGTTTTACTTGCTCAGGATTATGGAATATCCGCAATGGGCACCGGAAAAAACGCCTTTTTTATTTTTATTCAAAGCGGTATATTCGTTCATACTTGTTACCATCAGCTTATCATTTTTCTATCTGAACTCCTTTTGGTTTATACCTTCTTTTCTGACTAAGGGGAAATACATGTTATATTTTTCATCGCTGATATTGATGATTATCGGATCAGTCTTGCTAGAATGGGCTATCTATTCCATCCCGGTCTTTACCCCTGAACAGATAAACGTACTAACGAAAACCATAGTCCCTTCGCTGGCATTTAAACTATTGATACTTTTAGCTTCCTTTTTGTATCAATTTACAAAAGACTGGTTCAAACATGAAAACCTGCGCAAGAAATTGGAATCAGAAAAGCTGCTTACAGAACTGGATCTTTTAAAGTTGCAGGTCCATCCGCATTTTTTATTCAATACGCTGAATAATATCTATTCGCAGGCTATGCAGGAAGATAGTCCCAAAACTGTTCAAAGTATAGCCAGATTAAGTGGTTTAATGCGTTACATGCTAGAAGAATGCAACCAGGATCTGGTGCTGGTGAATAGGGAACTAGAATATATCCGAGATTATATAAGCCTGCAGAAATTAAGAATAGACCAGCATAATCAAATTAAAGCTGATTATAAAACCGATCAATCCGACACATTTTTAATCGCGCCCATGCTATTAATTCCATTTATTGAAAATGCATTTAAATATGGAATCAGTAATAAATTCGTATCGTTTATTCACATGAAAATAGAGGTAACCGATGGTAAGCTACTCTTCTCTATTCAAAACCCAATTCATGAGCATAAGAATAGGCAAATAAGTACAGGGCTGGGCCTATTAAATGTCGGCCGGCGATTGACTCACTTATATCCGGACAATCACAAGCTTTCAATAAATGATAAGGATGGTATATTCAATGTAAATTTAACAATCAAGCTTTCATATGGACTGCATAGCAATAGACGATGAGCCGCTGGCGCTGGATGTGATCGAATATCATTCAGAAAGAATTCCGTTCATTAACATAAATTCGGTATTCACCGATGCCTTTAAAGCACTGGATTACCTACAATGTAATGCGGTAAACCTGGTTTTTATGGATATTTCCATGCCGGATATTTCCGGTTTACAATTGATTAAAAGTCTCCCAGATCCTCCAATGGTTATTTTTACAACAGCTTTTAGTAATTATGCTGCCGAAAGTTATGAGGTGAACGCAGTTGACTACCTGATAAAGCCTATTGAATTTGATCGGTTTTTAATTGCCTGTAATAAGGCAAATGCTATTTACAAGAGGGAGATGAACCCTGAAAATGTTCCATCAGGTAAATTCATGATTATTAAAAGCGGGCATGAATCCTTTAAGATCAATTTTGAAGATGTTCAATACATTGAGGCAGAAGGTAACCTTGTGAATTTTGTAGCTAGCGACAAAAAGGTCGTTACAAGGCTATCCATAAAAGAAGTTTTGAAATTACTTCCGAAAGAACAGTTCATTCAAGTACACAGGTCTTTTATTATATCATTGTCTTATCTAAAAAAGTTTGAAAATCATCAGCTAATTGTGGCAGATAGGAGTATACCATTAGGTGGAATTTATAAACAGCAATTTATTGACCTTCTCAACGGAAATAAAACTAAATCAACATCATGAGACTCGCACTGATCTATCTTATACTACCCATTTTTTTTTTAAGCTGCTCATCTTCCCATCATGAATTTGAAGGTAAAAATAGTGAGGAAGCAGTTATTCTGGAGCTTGATAAGATTATTGCAGAAAATTTACCCAAAAACAGAAGTATATCCGGGGCTATCGTCAAGGGGGATAAAGTCATCTGGTCGAAAGCATATGGAGTTTCTGATTTGGAGACTCAGTCTAAGGCAGACACGGCTACTATTTATCGTATTGGTTCAATTTCAAAACCATTTACTGCCTTTTTAATGATGCTTTTGGTACAGGATAGCATCATTAATCTGGATGATCCTGTTGAATTATATTTCCCGGAGATAAAAAGACTCAAAGGATATTCGGATGCTACAAAAATCACCTTCAAACAATTAGCTAGTCATACTTCCGGATTGGTGAGAGAACCAGATTTACTAAAGGCTGCTTCCGGCCCCATTGAAGGATGGGAGAGTAAAATTTTGGCAGCCATACCAACCACCTCCTTTGAATCTAAACCTGGCGAGAAGTTTAGCTATTCAAATATTGGATACGGGATTTTAGGATTGGCTCTTTCCAAAGCTGCAAAAAAGCCTTTCATTGAATTGATTGAGAAAAGGATTTTTGAGCCCTTGAATATGAATTCCAGTTACTTTGCTGTGCCTAAAGAAAAACTTTCAGATTTAGCAGCTGGGATTCAGGATTCTGATGGAGAGATGGATGTCAAAACGCCCCTGCTTGAGCATAAGGGGCGTGGATACAAAGTTCCTAATGGAGGCATATATTCTACTCCCAATGATTTGGCGAAATTCATGATATACAACATGGGGACTTCATCTAATCTTGTGTCAGGTGAAAATTTAGCAATGATGCAAAATGAAATAACTGGTATTGGGGAGCGGAATTATTATGGCATAGGATTTTTTGTTAATAAGAGAGACCAATTGACCGTAATAAATCACGGTGGGGCGGTTGCCGGGTATACCGCTAACTTTGCTTTTACAAGAGAGAATAAATATGGAATCATACTTATGAGGAACTATTCTCAAGGAGAACCTGATATTTGGGAACTACCCTTTGAATTATTAGAGGCTCTGAATAAAGTTAAGTAATAAATGAATATAAAAACATCCGGAGGCATACTATAGTAGGCTGTTTTTGAAATATCTTTTAATGCAAAAAGCCCCAGATTTCTCTGAGGCTTTTCGTGATCCCGCTGGGATTCGAACCCAGGACCACTACATTAAAAGTGTAATGCTCTACCAGCTGAGCTACGGAATCGTACTATTTTCCCTTGTTTCGGGAGTGCAAAAGTATAATTTTTACTCAAATATTCTGCTTTACAGTTATGAAATATTGAAAATAAAATCAATTTACTTTCTAATATATTGATATATAAGAATAAAAATTTTTGGCTGGCACTAAATATTGAGGTCAGTTAATTGCATTTTGGTGTTTTTTGGAAGTGCAATTGATAAAGCATTTCCCTCAATCAGATAGCTCTGTACCTTATACTGATCGAAGTTTGTAAAATAAGAAAGATAAAAATCTTTTTCTTCTTCGAATTTCTTCAGCTCAATAATTTCCAAAGGAATCATCAACCCACATCTGATGGTTTTTGCTAAAGCTTCTTTTACCGTCCAGAATAAAACCTCTCCAAGAGGAGCTTTGAGTCCGGAACTTCTTATCAGTAAGCGCTCCTGAGCGGTAAGTTGTTCGTCGATTACCTGCGCATTGCCTGTCGCAATTGCTTCTATATCAATTCCCATCGGATGTTCCTCGGGGAAAGCAATAGCGGTAGCCCAGGAATCGCCATGTGCAATGCTCACCTGAATATTTTCTGTTCCCTGATGTCTGACCACTGGCTGCTGAAACACTCCAGGAGCAATTTCAATGGCCGAAGGATCTTTACAGGACAAACATTGCATTAAAGCCATCTTTGCACAATAACGACCTAAAAGATAACTATGCTGACGTTTTTCATACTGAAGCGTTTTGAAATATTCATATTCTGAAAGATGCAGAAAACCCTTTGCAAGACCTTTCAGTTCTTCGAGGCTGCTTTCAATGATACATAAGGCACCAGAATAGCTACTTTCCGCCCTTAACAATTCAATCTTTTTTAAATAGGTTTTCATTAAAAATGTCAGCTGCTATACACTTGTTTGATCAGGTAAACATAAACAAATTATCTCAGGACATCTTGTCTATAGTTTGGTAAACAGTGTTTTTTCTTAAATATTAATTGATTTATGTTTTTTATTTTTAAACTACCTGTTTTAAGCAGGAAACGATCTATATTTGGCAATGAAAAAAATAGGTTATTTAAACATCGTCTTTGTTTTTATTCTTTTTTTTGCGGTCTCCTGTAAAAAAGATCCGGTAATAAACCATAATGGTGCTACGGATAGTTTTTCGCAAATATTCATACAGTTTTGGGATAAAATGAACTACCAATATGTTTATTGGGATAAAGAATCAACAGACTGGAACCTGGTGTATAAAAAGTATAAGCCTCTTTTTGATCAGCTTGGAAACAGCGATGAGGATAAAAGAAAAGCAGCGACCTATTTTCAACAGATGACCAGTGGTCTTACCGATAATCATTTCAGCATCAGCTTTAACGATGGGGCTTTAAGCAATTTAACCGTTAACCCGGCTTACGACAGGAAAATCAGATCTGAGAATTTTCATAGCAGGTTTAATTATGTGGAGGTGGTTAAAACCTATTTAGATCCCGGTTTCTTGTCGGGCAAAGGAAACATTACCAAAAACGGCGTGCCTATAAATGTTACTTCCGGTACCCTAAACAATAACCTGCTCTATTTTCATTGTAATTTTTTTGCACTTAAGAAATCCTATGATTCAAATAATACACAGGTAAAGATGGTGTTGGACTATTTCTTTTCCCAGCTTAAGCAAAGTACAAATCCCATAAAAGGAGTGATACTTGATTTGAGGAGCAACAGTGGGGGAGAAATTATTGATCTGAATTTTTTTGCGGGAAAACTCGTTAATAAAGACATCACATTTGGATACGCCAGGGGCAAAAGCGGACTCGGGAAATTAAGTTATCTGCCCTGGCTGGAGTCCAGATTGAAGCGTGACCCTACATATGAAACCACTATTCCTGTGATATTATTGGCAGATAATTTTTCCGCATCATTGGCTGAGATTATGACTCTTGCCTTAAAATCTCCAAAAAACCTGGTGATCGGTGAACAAACGTACGGTGCCACCGGGGCGATCTCTGACGCTGCAATTTTTAATTCCGGATCTTTCGAGCTGGGAAACTTTGCATCGGTAACCACATCGGCAGTAGAATTCAAAGGTATAGATGGAACGTTTTATGAGAATGTGGGCATTACTCCTGATTTGTATGTTCCATTTAACCTTCAGGAATTAGCCCGGAATAAAGATCTTCAACTGGAATTAGCCATACGTCAATTTAAATAAGAGATGACCATTAAAAAATTACGCTATATATTGACCGTGTTAACTGTGATGTATGCAAGCACGGCCATTGCTCAACTGAACATCGGTGTTGATGCCGGGATATCCTATAATAAACTGCAGGTTGAAATGGCAGATGATGAAATACGCCTGTCAAAGAATAGTGGTTATATCGTCAATGTTAATATCGATCAAAAGATTAATAAATGGCTTGCGATAGAAGTTTCTCCAGGCTTGATACAAAAGAACTACAGGGTTGAAAACAAGAATAATATCTATCAAAACGTAACTAATACTTATCTGCATTTGCCCATCACCGCAAAATATGAGATGAAAGTTTTAAAAAAAATAAATCTATCCGCGGCTTTAGGCGCTTATTATGCATATTGGATAGAAAGCACGATGGAAGGGGTTGCGCCTAATGTTTTTGAACTTTCAACCAATCCGGAAGGAAATGAAACCGTTAGGTTGGAGCGGATTAAATCGAACTATAGATTTAATGCGAAACAGGATAACAGGTCTGAATTTGGCTGGGTTGCCAAAATTGGATTGGACTATAGGGTCTTAAAAAATGTTTCTGCCACTATAAAAGGACATTTTTATCAATCGATTACTGATCAGCAAAAACGGGTATCTGAGATACATGCCCAAAAGTACAACCAAACCACAGCGCTGACCATAGGGGGTGTTTATCATTTTCAATAAGTTGGATTGGCGTCACAATTAAATAAATATTGCTCCGTTTTACGTATGGTGAAAAAGCCGGTGCTTATGAAACAATTAATGGCGATCATTATCTTCACTTTTTCCGTTGCAATTGGAAAGGGTAAATCGATAATAAAGAAAAATACAGCCAGAATTGATACGACAGAAGTGGTCACGATCGGAGGAATAAAGCAATTCATAAAACTTCAGGGAGCAGACCAGGCCAGGCCATTACTGCTGTTTCTTCATGGAGGTCCCGGAACTTCATTGATCCCCGTTGCTGATACATTTACCGATAAACTTAGGGAGAAATTTGTAGTCGTTCAATGGGACCAAAGAGAGGTTGGGGAAACCTTAAAACTAAACTCTTCTCCTGAAAAGCTCTCTCTTGCCCTGGTTCAAAAAGATACCCACGAATTGATCCGGTATCTGCTTAAAAAGTTTAATCAAAAAAAGCTGTTTCTGGCTTCGCATTCTTTTGGTTCAATGTTGGGATTTAATATAGCGGATAAACATCCCGAATTACTGCATGCTTATATCCCAATCAGTGGAATTATAGATCAAAGAAAAAGTGAGAAGTTAACGATAGAGATGCTGATCAATTGGGCTGGAGAAACAAAGAATGAAAGCGCTATAAGAGAGCTTACCCTGGTGAAGCTTCCGTTTGATGACCAGGATGATCTTTTTTATGCTCAAAAATGGTTATTTATACATAATGGTGTTGATTTTGCGAAAAAGGAAGACTTTAAAGCTAAATATTATAATTGGTTGGCCACCTGGTTTCCGATGTGGAAGACTGCAGTAGCCAATAATCTTTTCAAAACACTGCCTGCACTGAAATGTCCCGTTTATTTTATAGAAGGGAATGGCGACCAGCAGAAATCTCATTATCTGGTGGAAGATTATTATAAGTTTTTAAAAGCGCCAAAGAAAGGGCTGTTCTGGTTTGAGGAATCCGGACATACGGTTTTCAATACTGAACCGGAGAAGCTACAACAGGTAATCATAGAAAAGATATTACCAGCAACACTCCAATAATGCCGGGTTCGTGTTCATCTTATTCATTATTCGGTAAAGCGGGGTTTTGACATGCAAATCGCTATTGATCTGTATATATTTGAACATGAGATGTTTTATGATGCAAAATCGAATTCGGCTCTATCGCAAGGAAAAAGGGCTCACACAAATGGAATTTGCTAAAATACTTAACCTAACTCCATATAAATTCCGTAGCTTGGAGAATGGAAAAGTATTGCCGTCTCAGGAAATGGCGATGAAGATGGTGGAAATACTTGAAGTAACCATCGAAGATGTTTTCTTTATTGAAGAAACTCAACGTTGACAAATTAAGCCGGTAGACGTATTGAACATTGTAATTTTCAAGGCATGAACGTTAAATCTATAGTAATTATTCTTGGGCTTGGTTTATGGATAAACCCTGCATTACTACAGTTAAAAGCACAGGTTAATCCCCAGGTTCAGACCAATGGAAGCAAAGCTACAAACGTGGTTACTGCTGTTCCTTTTTTACTGATCGTCCCTGATGCACGTACCGGAGGAATGGGAGATGCGGGGGTGGCCAGTCTGCCCGATGTCAACGCCTTAGCGGTTAACCCTTCAAAAGTAGCCTTTTTAGAAAAGAAATATGGCGTTTCCGCATCTTATAGCCCATGGCTGAACCGCTTAAAAGCAGATATAAATCTGGCTTATCTGAGCGGTTATTATAAAGTAAGCGACCAAAATACCCTGGCCGCGTCATTACGGTATTTTTCTATTGGTAAAGTCCAGTTATTTGACAATAACCAGCAGGACCTGGGTTTCTATAGTCCAAATGAATTTGCTGTTGATTTCAGCTTTGCAAGAAGGTTCGGAGAAACATTTTCACTGGGTACTGCGGTAAGGTACATCCGGTCAAACCTAAGTTCCGGAAGGTTCACTTCTGGTCTGGATAGTAAAGCAGGTAATGCGCTCGCGGTTGATGCCTCGGCCTATCTGAGGAAACCAACTCATTTCTTTGGTAAAGATGCTTTGCTGGCCTTTGGGTTAAACCTCTCTAACATCGGAACAAAAATGAGTTACAGCGATGCTGCAGATAAACTTTTTCTTCCTACCAATCTTAAGCTGGGAGGGGCTTCTACTTTTTATCTCGATGAGATGAACCAGATTACATTTGCGCTGGACTTTAACAAACTGCTGGTACCTACTCAACCGGTTTACGACAATGATGGAAAGATTGTTAAAGGTAAGGATCCCAATATATCGGTACCTGCAGGAATCTTCGGCTCCTTTGGAGATGCTCCTGGAGGGATGACCGAAGAATTAAAAGAATGGAGTATCGGGACGGGATTGGAATATACCTATAACCGTCAGCTGGCCTTACGCTGTGGCTATTTTTATGAAAACCCGGATAAAGGAGATCGTCGATATTTTACGCTTGGAGGAGGATTTAACTATCAGTCTTTACAGATAGACCTGGCTTATATGCTCGCGGAAACTAAAAATAGCCCGCTCGCAAATACCCTTAGATTCAGTCTGACTTTCAGTCCGCAAATTTTGGAAAAAAATGACAAAAAAAAGTAACAAGTTTAAGCATGTTTCATAAATGTTAAACAAAATAGTTCATTTGGCATAACATGACTAAAAGTGTAAAAACATAATACATCAAAATTTTAAAATGTCTTTATAAGAATACTTATTTTCAATGAATGAAATAAAAGTTTCAGTATTTTATTTATTGAAAAAAATAAAAATTTTAAGGAGATAAAATGCTGATATAAGTGTATATTTGCATATAAAGTTTATTACAGTCTCAGAGAGCTCCAGCTAAACCCGATTTTCAACGACTCTCTTCCGCTCTGAGCTACAAAATTGTAACAGTTCACCAAATATATACCATCATGAAAAAGT
This region of Pedobacter steynii genomic DNA includes:
- a CDS encoding alpha/beta fold hydrolase; the encoded protein is MKQLMAIIIFTFSVAIGKGKSIIKKNTARIDTTEVVTIGGIKQFIKLQGADQARPLLLFLHGGPGTSLIPVADTFTDKLREKFVVVQWDQREVGETLKLNSSPEKLSLALVQKDTHELIRYLLKKFNQKKLFLASHSFGSMLGFNIADKHPELLHAYIPISGIIDQRKSEKLTIEMLINWAGETKNESAIRELTLVKLPFDDQDDLFYAQKWLFIHNGVDFAKKEDFKAKYYNWLATWFPMWKTAVANNLFKTLPALKCPVYFIEGNGDQQKSHYLVEDYYKFLKAPKKGLFWFEESGHTVFNTEPEKLQQVIIEKILPATLQ
- a CDS encoding helix-turn-helix transcriptional regulator encodes the protein MQNRIRLYRKEKGLTQMEFAKILNLTPYKFRSLENGKVLPSQEMAMKMVEILEVTIEDVFFIEETQR
- a CDS encoding LytR/AlgR family response regulator transcription factor: MDCIAIDDEPLALDVIEYHSERIPFININSVFTDAFKALDYLQCNAVNLVFMDISMPDISGLQLIKSLPDPPMVIFTTAFSNYAAESYEVNAVDYLIKPIEFDRFLIACNKANAIYKREMNPENVPSGKFMIIKSGHESFKINFEDVQYIEAEGNLVNFVASDKKVVTRLSIKEVLKLLPKEQFIQVHRSFIISLSYLKKFENHQLIVADRSIPLGGIYKQQFIDLLNGNKTKSTS
- a CDS encoding 4'-phosphopantetheinyl transferase family protein codes for the protein MKTYLKKIELLRAESSYSGALCIIESSLEELKGLAKGFLHLSEYEYFKTLQYEKRQHSYLLGRYCAKMALMQCLSCKDPSAIEIAPGVFQQPVVRHQGTENIQVSIAHGDSWATAIAFPEEHPMGIDIEAIATGNAQVIDEQLTAQERLLIRSSGLKAPLGEVLFWTVKEALAKTIRCGLMIPLEIIELKKFEEEKDFYLSYFTNFDQYKVQSYLIEGNALSIALPKNTKMQLTDLNI
- a CDS encoding S41 family peptidase — translated: MNYQYVYWDKESTDWNLVYKKYKPLFDQLGNSDEDKRKAATYFQQMTSGLTDNHFSISFNDGALSNLTVNPAYDRKIRSENFHSRFNYVEVVKTYLDPGFLSGKGNITKNGVPINVTSGTLNNNLLYFHCNFFALKKSYDSNNTQVKMVLDYFFSQLKQSTNPIKGVILDLRSNSGGEIIDLNFFAGKLVNKDITFGYARGKSGLGKLSYLPWLESRLKRDPTYETTIPVILLADNFSASLAEIMTLALKSPKNLVIGEQTYGATGAISDAAIFNSGSFELGNFASVTTSAVEFKGIDGTFYENVGITPDLYVPFNLQELARNKDLQLELAIRQFK
- a CDS encoding porin family protein; the encoded protein is MTIKKLRYILTVLTVMYASTAIAQLNIGVDAGISYNKLQVEMADDEIRLSKNSGYIVNVNIDQKINKWLAIEVSPGLIQKNYRVENKNNIYQNVTNTYLHLPITAKYEMKVLKKINLSAALGAYYAYWIESTMEGVAPNVFELSTNPEGNETVRLERIKSNYRFNAKQDNRSEFGWVAKIGLDYRVLKNVSATIKGHFYQSITDQQKRVSEIHAQKYNQTTALTIGGVYHFQ
- the porV gene encoding type IX secretion system outer membrane channel protein PorV, with the protein product MNVKSIVIILGLGLWINPALLQLKAQVNPQVQTNGSKATNVVTAVPFLLIVPDARTGGMGDAGVASLPDVNALAVNPSKVAFLEKKYGVSASYSPWLNRLKADINLAYLSGYYKVSDQNTLAASLRYFSIGKVQLFDNNQQDLGFYSPNEFAVDFSFARRFGETFSLGTAVRYIRSNLSSGRFTSGLDSKAGNALAVDASAYLRKPTHFFGKDALLAFGLNLSNIGTKMSYSDAADKLFLPTNLKLGGASTFYLDEMNQITFALDFNKLLVPTQPVYDNDGKIVKGKDPNISVPAGIFGSFGDAPGGMTEELKEWSIGTGLEYTYNRQLALRCGYFYENPDKGDRRYFTLGGGFNYQSLQIDLAYMLAETKNSPLANTLRFSLTFSPQILEKNDKKK
- a CDS encoding serine hydrolase domain-containing protein is translated as MRLALIYLILPIFFLSCSSSHHEFEGKNSEEAVILELDKIIAENLPKNRSISGAIVKGDKVIWSKAYGVSDLETQSKADTATIYRIGSISKPFTAFLMMLLVQDSIINLDDPVELYFPEIKRLKGYSDATKITFKQLASHTSGLVREPDLLKAASGPIEGWESKILAAIPTTSFESKPGEKFSYSNIGYGILGLALSKAAKKPFIELIEKRIFEPLNMNSSYFAVPKEKLSDLAAGIQDSDGEMDVKTPLLEHKGRGYKVPNGGIYSTPNDLAKFMIYNMGTSSNLVSGENLAMMQNEITGIGERNYYGIGFFVNKRDQLTVINHGGAVAGYTANFAFTRENKYGIILMRNYSQGEPDIWELPFELLEALNKVK
- a CDS encoding sensor histidine kinase — protein: MKTAIYTIIHISVWLIAYSLTLKIASTSFFYNPVMWITGILAFYINICVFIPSYLHNNSRWFKYTCLTLLVITILSSIEFGLDYLLKLEPVFIRGRSPNTFVETIIIFGAIAFVKTIIVMPLSYLFQFIKDLIVYKKVSVFAEISLHILIIAMFYLLRIMEYPQWAPEKTPFLFLFKAVYSFILVTISLSFFYLNSFWFIPSFLTKGKYMLYFSSLILMIIGSVLLEWAIYSIPVFTPEQINVLTKTIVPSLAFKLLILLASFLYQFTKDWFKHENLRKKLESEKLLTELDLLKLQVHPHFLFNTLNNIYSQAMQEDSPKTVQSIARLSGLMRYMLEECNQDLVLVNRELEYIRDYISLQKLRIDQHNQIKADYKTDQSDTFLIAPMLLIPFIENAFKYGISNKFVSFIHMKIEVTDGKLLFSIQNPIHEHKNRQISTGLGLLNVGRRLTHLYPDNHKLSINDKDGIFNVNLTIKLSYGLHSNRR